In Betta splendens chromosome 3, fBetSpl5.4, whole genome shotgun sequence, the genomic window ACTCCACCGTCATCTGAGTTAATTAGCTATAGGTAGTGTTGGTCAAAGGTCGAATCAgtgagtatgtgtgtgcattcatgaaGCAGACAGGCCCACTGGAAACCACAATGCTTTGCAAACACAACTTTCATTCTGGCCCAACGGATTTAGGGGATAATGTCATGAAGTAATTTAACTTACTTGAATAACAGTGGCCACTTGCTGAGAAAAGATATCAAATAGTTTGATCTCCGTTGGGATGCCAGGGCCATCTTCTCGATGAGCAAAGAGAGCCAGCCTgaaaagcaggagaggaaggaaaaagagaaTTATGAGTTAATCCTGTAAATCACTCTGTCATTCAATCTATAAACAATGCATCACTGTTCACAGGAGTAACGGACACATCTGTGTCAGAAACACTGCACAGATACAAGCcaagcagcagcctgttttGAGTCTATACAGATTCTACGCCTTGTTctaaatgtgcaaaacaaaacGACAATGCTGACGGGCTCTTACTTTACAGTGAATCCAACTGTACCTGTCAATGAGCGCAATAATGATGTTCTTGACATTGACATGTTGATGAAGCTCAGCACAGGAACGAAGAAAGGGGTTCAGTGTTTGAAGGTGGAACTCATCTGGAAAAACCTTAGCAAACCAAGATAACAAACCCTTAAATATATGAAACTGGCTGAAGAACTGTTGGGATAATACATATTCAGATGTCTGGATTCTTCAAAAATATCACCGGTGGCTGATATAGAACTAAAAACGTCATGTCTGATCCATCCAAGGTGTTCACCTGAATGATGCACTCCATTAAATACTCCTGAGCCAATGAGTCTCTGCAGTTCACAACTTGCTCTAACACTCCAGGAAGAACaatctgcagagaaaagaaCAATGAGATTCAGCTACAAAATTACCAGTGGCCTGatagctcagtaggtagagcattTGGGAAGACGAAGGTCCCATGTTTAAGCTCTGCTTCTGGTACCAGGtttgtccttgagcaagacacttcacactagctccccgggcAACTGCACCTTGggctgtggctgcccactgctcccccagagagttggtcaaatgcagagattaattgCCCCAATGTTGGATTAATAAGGTCCATagactaaaaaaataaaaaattaccctaggagctaaacattacaatcaTTCAAAAGAGCTAAAAACAAGTGTGgccccacaaacacacctgtTTGTACTTTTCCACGTTGACGCCTTCCAGCTGGCTGAGGCGAACAAGATTCGTGCCCACGAGGATTCTAAGTTCTTGTCgttccttttctctcttctctctgtcccGGCTGTGACCTTGATGCTGCATTCGAACCCACAGTTTGTTCATTTCTGCAAAGTTCAGGAGGACGAAGTCGATGGAGTCATTGATATCTCCTGTCATTTCCTCTGATCCCCTGTGGAGTAAAGACTGGAAGCTTAGAATAGGGCTAAAAACCAGCACAAAGCAACATGTACGTTCACAAGAAAGGTACTTCTAAACTGCTACTGATAAATTCTCTGATAAATTGTCAATTGAATGAATTGTCAGTTCTGCGTTCATTAACAATGGCGTTCCTATAGATGGCACATGTTTAGTAACTTCAATGACCATCAGTGTTCAGACTGGTAAAAGGCATGAATAAAAGGGCTGCGCTGGCTTACTCTGCCTGCTCTCCATCATCCGGCAGTATGTTACGGGTGCACTGCAACAGGTAATTTCTGAGGAAGAGGCCTCTGAGTGGGTGTTGAACACCTCGACACATCTCAACTAGGTCTTTCAGAATGTCCTTACGAGACTGGGGAAAGGACCGGACATACACGACACCCACTGTGATGAGCAGATAGctggaggaaaagcaaaagcaaaggcAATGGTTCACTTATAAGCAGTGATGTTGTCATTCTAGCACCAGGTGTTAACGTGTTTCTATAAAAGAGTAAGGATATTCTATGCGATACAAAAGTCATTTGATGCCGCTCATGCGTAGTACTTACAGCCTGGGGATGATGTTCCCTGCATACTGAACCAGTTCATACAGATCAGACACCTTGCGTCCTTTGGCAAACTCATCAGTCAGATAAACTTCTAGGTAGTGGAGTTCATCAGAAATGGCCATGTCTATAGAGACTGTCAAGTACTGGTACAAACCCAACAGAGTGATACAGTGTCATAAATAAACTCTACTATATAAATAAGTTGCCTGTCTGTTCTTCACCTGAGTTAAAGTCATGGATGACTACAACAAACCCTCATTACAGCAATAAGATGCTGTCCTCAGGTCTGGAGCTGTTCATGTAATTTCTTTCTTGTTACCACCTTCGTTCCTCTACTTGCTAGTTTACAGAGATACACGACTGCTCAACACTTTACCTTCCTAGGGCCTTATAATAAACTTTAAATGACTGTCAGTCCATCACGTGACAGACGCAACAATTCCTCAGCAAAACTACAATTCAGGTGCAATTGTAGAGGATACAGAGTTCATAGTAGCTTTTTGGAGAAAGCATGGAGGTCCTCAGTTCACCCAGCATGTTAGAAGCATGTTTCAAAGCATCCATCAGCTTGTTCTTGTCCTTGAAAATTTTAAACCACAGTGTTCAACTTATATTAGTTAACTACAAGGTTGttgatgtttacattttctctaaaaccaaataaaaccaaacacttTTCAAGCTCACTCATACGTTTAGAATTTGGGCATACTTCTTTGAACACTTTGTCAGCATCGTATCTCATGACTGTCTCATGTACAATACTAGTGGATACACAATCAGTTCTATTTATCAGTTCTTTGTTTTGTATTATGGTGAAGATTTGTTAGTGGTTATTGccaatactgtactgtaagtcagaCTTTAAGAAATGATTCATATGAATTTAGTAATCATCTCCTTCGCTTGTTCACAATTATCAGTGCCACGAACTATGACTGTGTTCATGTCAGTCTGTATGCGCCTTCAGTTGGTGGCAGGCGTACAAAAACCCTTAACTAAACTACACTGGACCACTAACCCTCAAGCTAACACTTTGAGTTGAAAATTAAATGCAGAATAAAatcagaagaaaaacagaagaaatttTCTCAGCACTGCTTTGGCAGAGTCCTGTAAGAAATTTACAGGAATCCCATTATATGCTAGCTTCTATTTCTAATACCAGTAGGATGACAGTTGAATGACATAATATGGAGAAGAATGACTGGCCAGACGAAATAAGGCTGGAAAAGATCTACATTTTCAAATCATTTGAATCATCACTAATACTattctttaaataaaatatgaaaaccGTGCTACCAGACACCGCTTCATCTGGAAAGATTGGACCTTGACAGCCTGCACAGCTTCATCAAGAAGTTTCTCTTGTTCATCCAGGGGagattgttgtgttgttggctGTAAAAGACAGAAATACTGTTTAATGCACTCACACATTCTATGAAAAACGTAATGATGTACATAACATTACTGTGCTGATTATTGAATAACAGAGGCATGGATGTCAGTTAGTCAAACAGATGTGATGCGATGTGACTGTGGACCATCACACCTCCGTGTTACTACCAAGgtataaatttaaaaaacgCTGTTTATAGTCAAGCTCCCACTGAGAGTTAACTACAATAAACAATTACCACCATCACGCAAAAGGTCTTAAAGCCAGTTACCActggaggaaaataaaaatactatACTGTTATCAGCAACCAGTGCGCCATTCACGGGTCGGTCGCGGTTCTTGCTGAAATAACGCTGTAGCTGCTAGCTTAGTTCTGAGACTCTCCTGCGGCTGTGCTTTGAAAAAGTTATAGCAGTGAACTGCAAAACGAGACACAGCTGAACACCCCGCGCTGTTAACACGTATCATTGGCTCCTTGGTTCTGCACAGCCAGTGGCTCATCTCTGCCAACACGTTTGTGTGATTATCAGTTAATTGTGTCTGTCTTGGGAAGCGTAGACATACAGGAACAGCACCTAGCTCTTCGCCTGCCAGATAGCTTAGCTAACTGACATCAGTGAGCCCCTTTTCCTCTCATTGACTTACATTAGCTTAGGCTTCAAACTCGaggcttgtttttcttttacaactGAACACCCGACAAACAACGGGACAACATTTGACTTCGAAAACAACTTACCATGATTATTAGACGTGTAACGATATAAGATCCGTCGGAGACTCGCCTGTCATGTGACTCAATAATGCTGCCGTCACGAGGTTCGACTTAATTTCCATATAtttattagtaaaaaaaatatgaGAAGTGTTTATGCGGAAACATTTGAACTAATTAGAAACAACATTCCAACATTTCGTCTGTGTACTAGACTGCCATTGACCGCTGTGTAAATGTAGTAGAAACTGGCTGCAGACACAATGGCGGGCGGTTTGTGGGAAACCGGAAATCAAAAAGCGGAAGCTAAAGCCAAAAGTTACCCACGTTCACCAATCACAAGCGATTTTGACTAAGACGGAAATGTTAAGTAAAAGCAATACGATCTTGTGTATACGCCATATGATAAATgtagaaacatgtttttatgttaAATCAAATTATAACCGTGTTATAATTACACATTAAATATAGTTTAGTTACAAAATTGTCATGTTTTCAAAGCTGGGCTGGTACATTATGAATTGGTCTTTTTTACGTTTGACCCTGAAGGCACCGCCAATGGTGAAGAAATGGGCGTGGCAAATATACCTTAGCAACTTCCTGGCAAACAACGTGAGTTGTGAATGGTTAAATATGTGTTTATTCTCAGAGTACTGTTGTATTTGACTCAACGCATTCCTGTAGTGCATTGTATGGTCGtgctttactgtgactttaggGCAATCGTGTGTCTTGTTCTTCTTATTTGGAGAAGATTTTCTTAGCTACAGTATCAGCACATGTGACAGTTTAGCCAGATATCAACGTTATCTTCGTTTCCCCCATTGTATTTATGTTACTGTTACGTTCGTTACCATAGTTCATAATTTAAGTTATTTATCTCCATAGCCTGCGTCGGCGCTTGCTAAGCTGCTAGCTGGACTTTAGCGTTAGTGTTATCATTCTAGGTGTTCGCAATGGGACACACCAGCGTGGAAAAGATCATTGCGTTACAGAGAAATGCTGCTAACATCAGAAATCTGTGCATCCTGGCACACGTTGACCATGGTGAGTTAATTTACTTGGGTAGTTGTTGAATACGTGTGCTGTgcatctgtctgtccgtccgtccgtccaatTGATCAATTGAATATTTGCCTGGTAGGACCTAGTCTGAATAAATCTACCTTCTATATAGTTATCCTGTCCACATCAAATACACATGTTACATTGTGTAACATACATCTGTCTCTACAGTTGACTGCCTCTAGTAAATCACATTGCTTTGTTAAAAGTAGATGTCCTACATTTaaagtagaaaaagaaaattctgCTACACAGCATTAAGTTAAGGGTACCATGACTTAATTAAAGACAAAGTCACTGATCTACTTTTCTTTctgatatttacatttaaaacaataaaagcaaagtctTGACCTAGTGAGATTTATCTCAACTGCTATTGTGTCAGTCAAGATACTTTGGTATGGGTATATGCCATAAGTTAATGAAACCATTTGGAAAAATCTCTATCTTTCTAGGTAAAACTACTCTGGCTGACTGCTTAGTGGCAAGTAATGGAATTATATCAAGTCGACTGGCTGGGAAGGTGGGACATTATTTCCTAAGAGACTTTTTGTCAGTGAAGTCATGTAACTTTGGCTCTGTCACATGTGCTGCATTCCACATATTTCCATTAGAACCTTGTTGATAATGTGTGGTGTGTTAACCTACCAGCTGAGGTATCTGGACAGCAGACAGGATGAGCAGATCAGGGGAATCACCATGAAATCCAGTGCCATCTCTCTGCACCACAGAAATGGTGAGGTTTAACTGAAAGTCACTGTAATATGTCACATTGTCAGATGTTCTGTGAGTTACTCACCAGGACTCAGTCTCTGGGTttaattctgtttgttttcttttcaggaGATCAGGAGTATTTACTGAACCTGATAGACTCTCCTGGTCATGTCGACTTCTCCTCAGAGGTTTCCACTGCTGTCAGGCTATGTGACGGGGCCATTATAGTTGTTGATGCTGTGGAGGGAGTGTGTCCACAAGTGAGCACCTCTATTGATATTTCAAATTTACACAGGTCACTTTAAAAATGAGCTAGAGCCATTTTATTGCATGCGTGTATTGTGTGTAGACTCAGGTTGTCCTGCGTCAGGCTTGGCTGGAGAACATCAGGCCTGTCCTTGTCATCAATAAAATTGACAGACTCATTATAGAGCTGAAACTCACCTCTCAGGAAGCATATGTTCACCTGCAGAGGATTCTGGAACAGGTGAGCCTCTGCCACTATTTGTGGTAAATATTTTTATGATAATactaaaactttaaaacaataGCTTCATGTGCCCTAAACATTGTTTCTTTACTATGGTCAcagaacaagtgtgtgtgtatactacCCCATAGGTGAATGCAGTTACAGGGACTTTGTTTACATCCAAAGTCCTGGAAGAgcaggcagagaagcagagggaggaggagccagagaccaAGATGTGCAGTGGAGATCAGGTGTACGACTGGAGCGCTGGCCTGGAGGACGCGGATGACTCTAACCTCTACTTCTCCCCCGACCAAGGGAATGTGGTATTTGCTAGTGCCATAGACGGTTGGGGCTTCAGGTGAGTTAAATATatgtaataattattttaacttCTGGAGTTATTTCACACACTGAACGTTTTAGTACCAGAAAGCGCTGTATTCTGCATGCCCAGACCATTTTTTAAGCTTCCCAATAGTTaatgaaacttaaaaaaataaatgtaaaatattcatcCAACATATTTAATTTGAATTCATACCTAGGTTCCATGCAGCCTTTAGTTTTTGCAGCACTCAGCTTTACAGGGGTTTTGCTAATGATTACTAGAAGCCTAATTGTACAAACTGTACAAAAGATTTACTTGGAAACACAACAGTATGCACCACATGGTCCTGAAGATGATTCTCTGTTGTGGAGGTGAAGGCCTGTATTTGTTTTAGTTAGTTTACAATGGCTGTATGCTGGTACACGAGCAATGGCTCAAGGGTTATCCTTAGTCAGTTCTCCACCTGTCCACCAGATGGTGGTGTCAAATCAGGTGTACAGCCCTTTACGCTTAAATGACCCATGTCGCAGTTGCTAAGTAAGTCAGTGAGTGACTGGCTGTTTCAGGCAATGGTGCAATTCACATACGTATTTATGCAGCTAATCAACGTAAATAACAACCGTagtcaaatgagccgctgttcgCTTTTCCATATTCAAATCAGTGTCACGTGTACTCTGCTCCCATATTTGTCAGTCGCTCCCAAGCATGAGCAGTCAGTGAGTCAGACTTGAGTcgcttgcttttgttttgttagtAAGTAACAAAATATTCGAGTCTTCAGTAGTAGTATtatcagtaataatgaaattgcaTGTAATTGCCTTCATTCAATATGAGGCAGAGTGAGAGTCGGAGTTAAGGATCAGCCAGAGCAGGAAGTTACAGGTAAGATAACTCTTTGACCAAAACCAGAGTGTGACTGGATGGATGACGATGGGTTTGGAAGGTTGAGGTTTCATGGAAGGCCTGTTAGCTCAGTTGGTAAAGTGTTGACCTATGAAAGAGAAGGTTTGAGGTTCCATCCCTGCTCACCACTGTTAGTGTAGTTTatattgtcttttatttggTATTCTAATACAGATGTAAATGCTATAATACTATATAATACTATAAACCATGCAGGATGCAATGCTGGCCTGACCATAGTGTACATGGCTGATGTGGTCCAAGGGATCGCCCGGTTtgctcagacacatgaaaaaTTAGAGGGAACATTGCCTGAGACCAGTGCAAACCTGTCCGTTTGAGAGgcttaattttttttgtcctgtggTGGATTTTCAAAAGGGCTTCTTCCGGGGGAATTTGCACATAGATGGCAGAtcagtgacatttaaaaacaaggGCACCAAGTCTCCTGTCAGTTAGATATATGGCAGTGCGTCATGAGGATGCACATATCTAGTTGAGGGTGGCTGCGTTCTTGTGCTCTGTCTTCTATAAATAAACCAACCCCAGTGGGAAGTCAAGCCTTTGCCTCTGTTTGCCATATTTGTGATGTGCAGTCaaacaggaggaagagaaggaaccAGGAAACACACAGTTCCATGCACCCTTATTTCAACAGATGATAAAGCTTTGCTTCcatcaaagctgctgctgctgctgctgctgctgctgatgcagctgctgatgatgatgacgatgattaTGACAAAAGAAACCAAAGACTGAGCATGTGATTCTCTGTCTGTAGCATCCAGCAGTTTGCTCACATCTACAGCCAGAGGATGGGCATCAACCAACAGGTGCTGCTTAAAACCCTGTGGGGAGATTTCTACCTCAATGCCAAAGCAAAGAAGATCATGAAAGGAGCTCAGGTAAGTTTGTACCTGGATTCATCAAGTTTATCCAGTAAATGGAAAACTCAAATCATGTGCTTAGTCATTCTTCATACAGCTAAAGCATGCAGCAGGATTGAACCCAGCTCTTCCGCTAAGTTAAAAGTACAATGACAACAGTGacttttctgttctgtgttgttgtcaTTAAGTATTAATTTTTAAAGCATGTGAGCCATCCATCAGGTATCAAACGTCTGTGTCCTGATATCCTGCCTCTCGAaaattttagtgtttgtgtttaaactCACACCAGACAagttgtgtttgcttgtgtttcactaagaagcagcaaacatcaattttttcattttgtgctaACACCAGAGCAAAAGTTGACAACCGGAAAGTAGCTGCAGCTCATAAAGCGATCCTTCACCTTATTCTCTTTGTTTCCATGTTATTGCAGGCTAAAGGAAAGAAGCCACTATTTGTGCACTTTGTGTTGGATAATATTTGGAGTTTGTATGATGCAGTCGTGGTTAAAAGGTGGGTGAAGCACACCGGCCTACTTATTTTTCTATTCACACGAACGCTTGCTTTGGTACTTggtgtgctgctttttctctttattttattaagtgtATGTATGACCTGACCATGTATTGTTGATCATGATGCCAGTGAATGGATCAACTATCACAGGGAAGGTGGGACGTGATGAATGGTAGTGGGGAGGAAGAGTGATCTGTATTGGATGTACAGTAGGCGATTCATTCCCTCAGCACAGTGATTGGCTTTGTCCCACCACAGTTTCCGGTCCGTGCCGCTTACAACAGGTGCTGGTCGTGGTCTTTGTTCACctgctgtgtcctgtgtttgctgtgaccaGAGACaaggagaaggtggagaaggtggTGACGTCGCTTGGGGTAAAAGTGATGGCCAGGGACTTGCGTCACTCGGATCCTAAAGTCCTCCTTTCTGCCATCTTCAGCCAGTGGCTTCCGATGTCCCAGGCCGTCCTCAGTATCCTTCCCATGCTGTTTGTTTGGCTGCCTCGGCTGCGTTTGGTTGTCAGTTCTTTAACAGTGACGCCAGCGATGGTGTGTGAGAAGCTGCCCAGTCCCTTAGATATTACTGCAGAGCGGGTGGAGAAACTCATGAGTGTCGGAACACGGCGCTTTGACACATTACCCAAACAGACGCAGGAGCTGAAAACTGGTATGTCACTGACACGATTCAACCCTAACCACGTTTTACATACTCTCAATACTGTCATTAATCAAACTTATGCTACATGAACAGGAGCGTGTCCGATTATGGAGCTGTTGTGTTTGACCCTTTTTCAGCGTTCCTCCATTGTTCGAGTGGGGAAAACGTGCCTGTCATCGTCTTTGTTTCCAAAATGTTTGCTGTGGACACCAAGGCCTTGCCTCAGCACCGACAGAGGTACCTGTACAGTGAAGGCTGGagatcagtcatcactcacggGGTTGAGGCTCCATGTATCCAGTGGTGCAACTGCAGGGAacgtgttttttgtgttttggggATGTAGCTATTGGTAGAGAAATCTTTCACATTGCATTGGCATGTCTCATTCAAGGTGAGCTAATGCCTGTTTGGTTTAGCTACTTGTCTGGCTTTTAGATCTGAGCATACTGCTTCACAGCATGTGGGACATTAATCTAAGCTTCGTACAGAGCTGAGTCTTCACgtcttcacacttgcaaagactGGATTGTGTCATGGATGCTTAGGGGAGACGTAACTGTTGCTTGCAGTGTTGGTGGTGGACAGGTGTCATAGCTGTTAAGTGAAGCGTCTGTTTTAGTTCTAAGTGCTGTTAGGGATCAGGTAGGTCTGGCAGGTCTCACTCCACCTGTGAATGGTGTGTATAAATTAGAAATCACAGAGACTAGAGGTTGCGCTTGTGATGTGGTAGGCCTGGATTGTCCTGCATCCCCCTCCATGCTTTTGCTGCTCCAGTATATCTGATGCAGGAGAGAAGGATCTTACATCAGGCCCTTGTCTGGCATCCTCTATGCTCTGCTTACTCCTACTGTGACAGGATTGGTCTGTTATTGAAGACCCCGCTGTCCTAGGAGGACAGGATGGCAAGCAGAGGAGAAGCGGTATAGACAAGACTGTCAGAttgcagatgcagatgtgagAAGAGAGGATGGAGAAGCCTGTCCACATCCTGGGCTAATGAGCCTGCTAGAACCTCCATGCAGCTTTGATTGCTACCTGCACCATACACCTTTTCAGTGCTGATGTGTGTGGTGGCCTGGGACTGCAGCCGCCTGTGGACAAGTTCCTCACATCAAATCCATAACTTAATAACATTATTTGTTTACAACCCTTTACTGAGGGGCCACGTGGAGCTGGAAGCTGCTAGAAGGTGTTTTGTTCTTAAGACTATCATCCAATGGATCCTGACTTCTATCCTATTTATGGAACAGATCCCTGTCAGACAGGGGCTATTATGAGTTGTTTTTAGTGGACTGAACAGTTTGTTGGACGCCTTCACTCAGCCTTAATGTGTGAGTTGGTTTGCACACTGGCTCCAACAGGCCACACGTGCGACTCTAACTGTGATCTGTTTTTCCAGCTTGTCTCTAACTTACTGCTATGGGGAGTTCAAGGTTTGTCACTTTAATAGTGTTGAGTGAGCTCATGGTGTCAAAATAGCTCTTTGTGTAATCTTGGAATTCACATTAACTCGTGCTTGTATCCTCCCACTGTGTCTTTGACCTTTTTATAAAACCTGTGTGCATGAATGCGTATAGGCCGTTGACCCAGGAGGAGATCGCCCAGCGCAGGGAAGTGGCTAGAAGGAGGCATGCTGACAGGTTAGCCACGGAGCAGGTAGTGGAGCACCTCCAAGGGCGTGTGCCACAGGAAGACCTGTCTGCAGGCCTCGGCACCGGTAGGcttggcttcctcccacagcaaATGACGCTGGGACATCTGATTCTTACTCTGCTCGCATTGCTTCCAGATATCCCATAATTAAATGtcatggaaatttaaaaaaaaactcgaTTACATGAGAGCTAATAATGAAATGAACATACAGAAAAGGTGAAGCTGGACGTCAATATGTAAATGAGTAGCTGGTCTGTATATGTCACTTCTTTTCAACAGCTAAAATGGAGAAGCTGGTGTTGAAAGACTCGCAGGCCGAAGCGGAGGAGGACCAGGGAGAGACGTTCGTAGCATTTGCCCGAATCTACAGTGGAGTGCTAAGAAAGGGACAGAAAGTGTTTGTCCTGGGTCCAAAGTATGATCCTGCCCAAAGCCTAAGCACGGTGAGCTCCCAGCGATCAGCTCCTCCATTGCTCTGTGTCTTAGCTGTACTGGATGTATCGTGTACGTTGGCAGGTGCTTGAACTGACCTTGGAGATGAACGTGGTGGGAAAGTTCAATGATCACTGCAGATCAACGTCATCTGGCAAAGACTGAATTTACTTCTGGTCACAGCCTCATTCTCCACACACGGTGCAGCTTTGGTTTTCATTTTGGCTTTTAAAGTTGACacttaatgtaaatgtaaactcTTTCAACATATTTGACCAAAAATAGATGAAATATCTGGACTGAAGAGAACAGTAGCAGTGCTTGCTAATATACATTAGGACACTTCCCTCTGTATGTAGACATTTACAAGCTGTTAACCAGCAGTAACCAGCCATTAGTCTGCTCCCATCGATTGGTGGCCATGCGCTGCTGCATCTTCATGCTTATTCCTGCTCTCATTTCTACCAGCTCCCAGATGGTTGCAGTGCCTCAGACTCTGTGCCTGATGTGCCTCATCTGTCCTGCTGTTCAGTGGAAAGTCTTTACCTGCTCATGGGCAGAGAGCtcgaagagctggaggaggtgccAGCAGGAAACGTCCTGGGTAAATGTCTCTTCTGTCTGATGACTACATTACTGTGGCAGTTTTCGCTTTGTTAGACAGAGTCACCTGTGATTGAAGCTGGTTAAACCTTTCAGAAGAACAATAGAGAAATGGAAGGTCAGTGAAGGTCTGTGACACACACTCATAACTCCTCTGAGCGACAACCACACAGATTTCATGCCGCCCTCTCGTGCTGTCAGTGCAGGGTAGCGAGGGAAGCCCCTATAAGGGTTTGGGAAATCTGAGCGTGTGTGACACCCCTTTCTGGACATGCTGCTCTGGGAAGATGATGATAAAGCAAATAGTTGGACCGAGTCTGTGTCTGGATGAGTGTTAGTGGCCTGAGGGCAGAGAATGTGTGGAAACTGCGCTGACAGAGTTGGGTCGAGTGGGAACCCTGATTCTCCCATTGACCCCATGACTGCACAGAGCTCTGTGCTCTTAGCTGTACTGCTGCTATTTCCTGCCAGATGTCGGatgtttactgcagcagcaggtcgacATGAACGTGAACAAGCTAAAATCTGTTTCAGAATCTTCCAAGTATCTGtcaaatagaaataaatgtgGCTgcgctgcttcctctgtgttgcTCACTGTTACCACCAGATGGCACAAAGCTGCAGACATTTATGCTGCACTGGCTGTGTTTTAGAGTCtggaatgaaacacaaac contains:
- the efl1 gene encoding elongation factor-like GTPase 1; this translates as MVKKWAWQIYLSNFLANNVFAMGHTSVEKIIALQRNAANIRNLCILAHVDHGKTTLADCLVASNGIISSRLAGKLRYLDSRQDEQIRGITMKSSAISLHHRNGDQEYLLNLIDSPGHVDFSSEVSTAVRLCDGAIIVVDAVEGVCPQTQVVLRQAWLENIRPVLVINKIDRLIIELKLTSQEAYVHLQRILEQVNAVTGTLFTSKVLEEQAEKQREEEPETKMCSGDQVYDWSAGLEDADDSNLYFSPDQGNVVFASAIDGWGFSIQQFAHIYSQRMGINQQVLLKTLWGDFYLNAKAKKIMKGAQAKGKKPLFVHFVLDNIWSLYDAVVVKRDKEKVEKVVTSLGVKVMARDLRHSDPKVLLSAIFSQWLPMSQAVLTMVCEKLPSPLDITAERVEKLMSVGTRRFDTLPKQTQELKTAFLHCSSGENVPVIVFVSKMFAVDTKALPQHRQRPLTQEEIAQRREVARRRHADRLATEQVVEHLQGRVPQEDLSAGLGTAKMEKLVLKDSQAEAEEDQGETFVAFARIYSGVLRKGQKVFVLGPKYDPAQSLSTLPDGCSASDSVPDVPHLSCCSVESLYLLMGRELEELEEVPAGNVLGVGGFEDYILKSATLSSSAICPPFTPLNFEATPIVRVAIEPKHPSEMPKLVRGMRLLNQADPCAEVLIQETGEHVLVTAGEVHLQRCLDDLRDRFAKIEISVSKPIIPFRETVVRPPKVDMVNEELGRQQKVAIIHQAKDEVPRSSDTVPVETRGLVTLTTPNRLATVGVRAIPLPQEVTHLLESSSELIRTLEQVNLSLKEGRTLDISIKTLEAIAELKVQLESLLQGRKWRNAVERIWAFGPRRYGPNILLNAVEGYQRPSVWQCLGRGQQLGAHSATVRDLDNSIVSGFQLAALAGPMCEEPLMGVCFSVERWDTLSSALVEQDPVSIRMLSESREACEAQSRQEAAPGCYGPVSGQLIAAMKEACRQAFQAQPQRLMAAMYTCEIMATAEVLGRVYGVLGKREGRVLLEEMKEGTDIFIITAILPVAESFGFADEIRKRTSGLASPQLVFSHWEVISSDPYWVPTTEEEYLHFGEKADSANQALKYMNAVRRRKGLYVEEKLVEHAEKQRTLGKNK